The following DNA comes from Crocosphaera sp. UHCC 0190.
ACTTTATCTAAACCTCCGCTAATTCCCTCCCCTGTAGCTTTTAAATAGGCTTCTTTTGCCGTCCATAATTGAAAGAATGCTTGATCTTTATCGGGAGGAGAAAGAGTCTTAATTTTCTCAGCTTCTTGAGGGCAAAAAAAACGTTTAGCTAGTTGTTCAGCATCAGACATCGGTCTTATATATTCTACATCAACTCCAATGAGACGATCACAAGTAATTCCATAAATTGCTAATTCTTGGGAGTGAGACAAATTAAACTCCAATTGCCGAGAATTTATCTCATCACTTAGTTTTGGTTTACCTAAATAACTATATTCAAAAGTAATCTGAACAGGGGGAATCTGTAAATAATGACTTAAAATATTTTTTAGGGTACTTCTAGCAACAATAAACCGTCTTTGATGTTGCTCAAATCGAAACCTTTGCGCCTTAATTTGTTCTTGATCATTGAGAATTTGAAAGCGTTGGTCAACTTGCTCTTTAGATAAATCCAGATTCATGCACCAAAGATGAACATCAATCTTATTCAGGGTAATAGATTTAGTTGGAAAAGACCACATAAACAATTTTTAAAATGATTAAACTTATTAAATAACGGGCAAAGAAAAACGAAAACAACTGCCTTTTCCGACTTCGCTTTCTACTTCAATTACCCCCCCTTGTAATTCTACCAGACGACGGGTAATTGCCAGGCCAATTCCTGTCCCCCCAGAATAACGAGATCGAGATTTATCTGCCCGCCAAAACCGTTCAAAAACATAGGGTAAATCTTCAGGGTTAATACCAATTCCTGTATCAATAATAGCGACCCAAATTTTAGATTTATCTCGCCAAGCTTTTACTGTAATAGTTCCTGTTTCTGTATAACGAATAGCATTACCTAATAAATTGACTAAAATTTGTTCTGTGCGATCATTATCGGCTAAAACTGGCGGTAATTCTGGGGGACATTGTAACTCAATTGTCGGGCCATCATCCATTAGTTGATCGGCAAATTTCTCTACCAATGAAGTTAACAAGGGAAACAAAGAAATTGGATGTAAACTAATGGACAAATACCCAGCTTCTGCTTTAGAAAGTTCTTGGAGATCATGAATTAATCTTTCTAAGCGTCGAGTTTCTTGAATAAGACGGACATAAAGTTCAGGAGAAGATTCTACCTTTCCGTTGGCTAATTCTTCTAAATATCCTCTCACAACAGTTAAAGGTGTGCGTAATTCATGGGTCATATCACTAATTAATTCTCGCCGTCTTTTTTCCACATCTTCTAAACTACTTGCCATAAGATTAAAGCTATTTCCTAACTGATTCCATTCAGGAATTTCACTTTCTGGCATTCGTTCCTCTAAATGACCTTCTGCTAATTTTTGGGTAATCTCTTTCATCTGATTTAGGGGTTTCATGATACGGCGACAAGCCCAATAACTGAGTCCTCCTGACGCACTTACCCCAAAAATTACTGACCAAACAGCACTATTGTCCCAGGCTGTTTCAAAGCCTTTTACTAAATAAGTTCTCGCTGAACGAACGGTAAAAAATCCTCGCTGTTCGAGTTGTTCTAATCGCACGACAAACATTCGAGGAGAGGAAATTTTAGCAATACAAATAAAACTCCCTAATCCTACAAACATAACTAATAAATGGGATAAAAATAAGCGAGTTCCTAGACTAAGTTTTGCCATTGATGAAGTAAAAGAAATTTGATTATTTATCTCAATTACCGTTTATTATATCTCGATCTTGTTAAGATAAAGGTGAATGTTGGGTTTCGTTCCTCAACCCAACTACTATCTTACCTCTATTCAAACTATGATACTGAGCAAAATAAATTCAAGGGAAAATGACCATAGGTTCCCACTAAAGTATGGTTTTCACATTGACAAGAAAGCAAAACACCACGATAACTTCCTGTATAAGAATCAACATAATAAGACATTTTCTCCGTATTAAATTTGATATAAATTGGCGTTTGTTTGGGGATAGAAGTTTTTATTTCTAATTCATCAGAATAACCCAAAGCTTTAAGATAACTTTTCAGAGATTTAAAGCCTTCTTGAGAATTATCAGCGCAAATGCCTATATTTTGGGTATCGCAAAGACTTGATACTAATCGAATCGCTTGACGCAATTTTTCTTGCTCGGAGTAAAAGTCAACAATCTTAACTTGGAGACAGCTATAATCTGCCAAAAGTTTTTGGGCTTCTTCAACAGTTAAAGTCGTATTAGGTTGAGTCATCATATTAGGAGTAAGTAAGTTAACAGTAACAAAAATAGGTGATTTTAACAGGTTTGAATCCCTAATTATGGGTGGATTTATACCCTGCTTTACCATGAATTAGATGCCTAAAAATGCAAATATAAGGCATTGTTATAGAGGATAGATTCTTGATGGGTTTCTAAGACACAATCTGAGCGTGGATAGGCAACACAAGTCACTGTATAACCTGCCTGAATTTCATCTGAATTAAGAAATGTTTGCTCACTTTGATCGATTGTTCCTTCAATCAGTTTGGCCAGACAAACAGAACATTCTCCTTGAAGACATCCTGATGGTAAGCGCATTCCCGCCATTTCAGCCAGATCTAATATGTACTGATCGTCAGGCACTTCTAGGATGCGATCGCTCTGAGTAATGGGATTGATTAACCGAACTTGATAAACTGCCATCGCTGCCCCAAAAACTATCCCTTATTATTTATGCTACGACGAGAAAGGGTATCATCGAACTAATCTGCTAAGGTTTTTAATATTTCTCCTGAAAAGGTTATCATCAAAAGAGATGAGTTATGGCATGACTGATGGGTGAAGCAAAACGTCGTAAAACAGCTTTAGGCGAACAGTATGGTCAAGAGGAACGCATTTTGTCATGGGTTCCGATTACGAAACGTCAAGGGGATGCCTTCTACCAATGGACAACGCGGGGTGCTTGGATTGGTATTGGGGTGATGGTCGCACTTTGGGTAACGGTGCGTCTTATTGGCCCTCTTTTCGGTTGGTGGGAAGTTCAATAATCAAGAATAATGCTTGTGAATATTAAAGTATAGCTTAACCCTTAAGGGTTTGACCCTATATTTTTTAATAGTCCAATCAGGGCTTACGCGTTAAGCCCCTACACACGGTACCATTTTCCCAATGTAGGGGCGCAGGGAAACTGCGCCCAAAATGTACTGTTCTTAAATTTTTCATTTTAATGATGAAAACGAATCCCTAAAAAGACATCATAGAGGAAGTTCCAGAGATTTTTTCCTTCTAATAATCCTAAAGATTGCTCGCATCCTTTGGCATCTAATAAGGGTTTAGTTGCATGATAAGCAGGTTTATATTTATACCAAGGAATCGACGGCCAAAGATGATGAATTAAATGATAATTTTGCCCAAAAATTATGAGGTTTAACACCGCACTAGGATAAACTCTAGCGTTTTTCCAACGATCACGCTCCTGAAAGGGACGATGGGGTAAATAATCAAAGAATAACCCTAAGGCAACCCCGACAACTAAGGCGGGAACAAACCAAAAATTCATGACATAACCAATAAATCCATAATGAATGGCAAGAAACACAACTGTAAACAAAAATAATCTACTCAAAAACCACTCCAATAATTCGTATTTTTTCCACAAACTACGCTTAAAAAAGAAGATTTCATGGTAAAAAAAACGGGCGGCAATTAACCACAATGGCCCCCCTGTTGAAACAAAATGATCCGGATCATTATCAGGATCATTAACATGGGCATGGTGTTGTAAATGTACCCTTGTAAACACAGGAAAGGCAAAACCCAACATTAACGCGCTACCATGACCCAAAATGGCATTAATAATGCGATTTCGATGACCAGCATTATGAGAGGCATCATGAATCACTGTACCCGACAGATGGAGGGCCAGAACATTAGAAGTGAAACATATCCAACTCGGCCATCCCCATAACCAATAGCCGCAAGTTGATAAACCAATGAGGGACAAGGCAGTAAAAAACATTACTACATTGGGATTAAACCCCCCTGGGGCTTTGAGAAACTCTTTGGGGACTGTTTGCAGCGTATCGGCCGACTGCATAGGGGTTTCTTGCTCCTTTAGCGACATTATCATTGATCTTTGAGTAGTTTACAGGATAACAGACTTTTAATAAAGATTTGTAACATTATCTCATCTTATGTAAAGATGGGGTATAAATTACCAATTATCAAGGTTGGGCCATGGTTCATTCCTTGAGCAAATAAGACTGTCGATCCAAGATAGCCTAGGTTTTTGTCGGAATATCAGTACAGCCTGAGTATTTTAACTTTCTTCCGCGAGAAGTCCCCCGATATTATAGGTGGGTATGTCACTTATCTAAAACGAAACCTGCGGCAAAGGCTTCTAGAATTGCTTTGAGATCAATTACAATAACCCTCGATAACGAATAAAAACCAAAATAACCGCCCAAGATCCCAAGGCTACTTTGATGGCAACTAAGATGTTTAATAAAGGTATGACCCCACCACTAAGCAATGTACCTAATTCTCCTTGGGGTAGTTCTAATCCCACCAAAGTAATCACCGCCAACACAATAAAAATCAGCACGGAAACCTTCTCCCAGGTGGCCGCGTGCCAACGTTGATAAATTCTTTGCATCCACTCCGAAGGTGAGGTAATAGCGATTAGTCCGATCGCAGTTCCTCCGGCTACTCCGGCTGCAAACCCCCCACCAGGAGTAAGATGGCCCCGAATAGCCAATTCAATACTGACTAATGCGGCAATAGTTGCCCCCAACCGTGCTAAAACAATCGATGGTTGGTCATTAAATTGATGAATGAGGGTTAAGGGTTGTTCATTGGCCAACAAAAAACGGGCCCCCATAATGGCAATAGTAAACACAACTACCTCGAAAATCGTGTCATAGAGGCGATTTCTGAAAATAATCCCTGACACCGCATTGGGAACCCCAGTATCTTGCACGATGGTCTCTACAATGGAGAAATCAAGTAACTCCGCGACAGGATTAGGAATGACAAGCATTTTGACATAAAGAGCGATTCCAGCCAGAAGATAAACCCATTTCATTGCTGTTTCTCCTTAGTATCTGAGGGGGTAAAATGAGTCACTGATGAGAGTTCCGGTTTAATGATGTCATAGAGACGTTGAACCCTGGTAACGGTGTGATAGG
Coding sequences within:
- a CDS encoding 4'-phosphopantetheinyl transferase family protein, translating into MWSFPTKSITLNKIDVHLWCMNLDLSKEQVDQRFQILNDQEQIKAQRFRFEQHQRRFIVARSTLKNILSHYLQIPPVQITFEYSYLGKPKLSDEINSRQLEFNLSHSQELAIYGITCDRLIGVDVEYIRPMSDAEQLAKRFFCPQEAEKIKTLSPPDKDQAFFQLWTAKEAYLKATGEGISGGLDKVEISLDSPLQLINLPHWQLLSFVPQIDYLAAIVVPGNLGNVSYWKAD
- a CDS encoding HAMP domain-containing sensor histidine kinase, encoding MAKLSLGTRLFLSHLLVMFVGLGSFICIAKISSPRMFVVRLEQLEQRGFFTVRSARTYLVKGFETAWDNSAVWSVIFGVSASGGLSYWACRRIMKPLNQMKEITQKLAEGHLEERMPESEIPEWNQLGNSFNLMASSLEDVEKRRRELISDMTHELRTPLTVVRGYLEELANGKVESSPELYVRLIQETRRLERLIHDLQELSKAEAGYLSISLHPISLFPLLTSLVEKFADQLMDDGPTIELQCPPELPPVLADNDRTEQILVNLLGNAIRYTETGTITVKAWRDKSKIWVAIIDTGIGINPEDLPYVFERFWRADKSRSRYSGGTGIGLAITRRLVELQGGVIEVESEVGKGSCFRFSLPVI
- a CDS encoding DUF1824 family protein — translated: MTQPNTTLTVEEAQKLLADYSCLQVKIVDFYSEQEKLRQAIRLVSSLCDTQNIGICADNSQEGFKSLKSYLKALGYSDELEIKTSIPKQTPIYIKFNTEKMSYYVDSYTGSYRGVLLSCQCENHTLVGTYGHFPLNLFCSVS
- a CDS encoding 2Fe-2S iron-sulfur cluster-binding protein; this translates as MAVYQVRLINPITQSDRILEVPDDQYILDLAEMAGMRLPSGCLQGECSVCLAKLIEGTIDQSEQTFLNSDEIQAGYTVTCVAYPRSDCVLETHQESILYNNALYLHF
- a CDS encoding DUF2839 domain-containing protein — its product is MGEAKRRKTALGEQYGQEERILSWVPITKRQGDAFYQWTTRGAWIGIGVMVALWVTVRLIGPLFGWWEVQ
- the crtR gene encoding beta-carotene hydroxylase — its product is MQSADTLQTVPKEFLKAPGGFNPNVVMFFTALSLIGLSTCGYWLWGWPSWICFTSNVLALHLSGTVIHDASHNAGHRNRIINAILGHGSALMLGFAFPVFTRVHLQHHAHVNDPDNDPDHFVSTGGPLWLIAARFFYHEIFFFKRSLWKKYELLEWFLSRLFLFTVVFLAIHYGFIGYVMNFWFVPALVVGVALGLFFDYLPHRPFQERDRWKNARVYPSAVLNLIIFGQNYHLIHHLWPSIPWYKYKPAYHATKPLLDAKGCEQSLGLLEGKNLWNFLYDVFLGIRFHH
- a CDS encoding Na(+)/H(+) antiporter subunit B; translated protein: MKWVYLLAGIALYVKMLVIPNPVAELLDFSIVETIVQDTGVPNAVSGIIFRNRLYDTIFEVVVFTIAIMGARFLLANEQPLTLIHQFNDQPSIVLARLGATIAALVSIELAIRGHLTPGGGFAAGVAGGTAIGLIAITSPSEWMQRIYQRWHAATWEKVSVLIFIVLAVITLVGLELPQGELGTLLSGGVIPLLNILVAIKVALGSWAVILVFIRYRGLL